Proteins co-encoded in one Brassica oleracea var. oleracea cultivar TO1000 chromosome C4, BOL, whole genome shotgun sequence genomic window:
- the LOC106338754 gene encoding uncharacterized protein At3g60930, chloroplastic-like gives MPPRSRLLREEKGKDIADSPSPTRDVSAPGSPLDDFDSIHRDALRDTENMTLSQRLLVADAHRVTRDEDADRVEVGSSDVSGSEDRGRDQGDTATGSERGDTDESDRSPTPLRQSLLRCHPDCYGTRGLSRGGNVFGSSASHHTVRDLLRASGGAGVTYIIPSAEQRPWSPPVGYQCVYESYFGDHTKLWFLIPRLVTSYAFRRDIVISQLLNGSLRIAVMLMVMAAEMDISMSVRVFEELTFTKAEPNGIFSVKMCSNYNVLTGHPNKTHDWQRAYFFVESAEHAFEEPSGDDYRVLWNRQLGRDSPFVIRIHGVPDLSALWWNLPRRGLQRGGPYCNRSGGTAETSASGPKKKKKTKRTKVRATDKVPPKESAPLDATSEGSKSKKNKDGRKRSRGGAEGQEAVLVKATSDGHPRKRTKRSVEAEPRPSTSDANAADVAIVDTVGEASGTPGKLSEERRKTCSREGGSGGELTRSTPDSSARKKSGSEGSVAKRKRIEFPDRVEFSYNETTPLILNPLRRAELTRHIRGGTKEMPQLEDLYFRNEYIDVASSRARSDGSLNFLVEKYDSALKQTMIQLGSSEKLAQERLKASERVRAEQKKANEKAAKEKEVLRVKFEELEGKLKSACTAKKEFARENTRLEQATAILEKEKTEVLEERDAAVEKLIRERQRLRDFRGLEVTREREMVKAAMTEKANRCFGHVRDHLTRLDAFGKAKNLYGQASGTTKCLEMIRASGTEIPQEMIDVFAEQEKLYEAEATRFCVGLLSDSDLTLSLLVLPSRFVEDRFRASFDPYGSNVDLIGPGTVSQLITSLEITEEPS, from the exons ATGCCTCCAAGAAGTCGATTGTTGCGAGAAGAGAAAGGGAAGGACATCGCAGATTCTCCGAGTCCGACCAGAGATGTGTCAGCGCCCGGCAGTCCTCTGGACGATTTCGACTCGATTCATCGCGATGCTCTTCGGGACACGGAAAACATGACTCTATCTCAGCGTCTTTTGGTCGCTGATGCTCATAGGGTGACTCGTGATGAAGACGCTGATCGTGTTGAAGTTGGGAGCAGTGATGTGAGCGGAAGCGAGGATAGAGGGAGAGATCAAGGCGATACCGCGACTGGCTCCGAACGTGGCGACACTGATGAGTCTGATCGGTCTCCGACTCCTTTGAGACAG AGCTTGCTCCGCTGCCACCCGGACTGCTACGGGACCCGCGGGCTCAGTCGTGGGGGGAACGTGTTTGGATCTTCTGCTTCTCATCATACCGTGAGGGATCTGTTAAGGGCGAGCGGTGGTGCCGGTGTTACTTACATCATCCCGTCTGCCGAGCAGCGTCCCTGGTCGCCTCCGGTCGGTTACCAATGTGTGTATGAGTCCTATTTTGGGGATCATACGAAGCTATGGTTCCTGATTCCCCGGTTAGTGACGTCCTACGCATTCCGCCGAGACATCGTCATCTCTCAACTTTTGAACGGGTCGCTGCGAATAGCCGTCATGCTAATGGTAATGGCAGCTGAGATGGACATCTCGATGAGCGTGAGGGTCTTCGAGGAGTTGACTTTCACGAAGGCGGAGCCGAACGGAATCTTCTCGGTGAAAATGTGTTCGAACTACAATGTCTTGACCGGTCATCCAAATAAGACGCATGATTGGCAACGCGCGTATTTCTTCGTGGAGTCTGCTGAACATGCTTTCGAAGAGCCGTCGGGGGACGACTACCGCGTTCTGTGGAACCGGCAACTCGGTAGAGACTCGCCT TTCGTCATCCGAATACACGGGGTTCCGGATCTAAGCGCTCT GTGGTGGAACCTCCCCAGAAGGGGCCTCCAGAGAGGAGGGCCCTATTGCAACCGATCAGGGGGGACGGCAGAGACTTCTGCTTCTGGTCCCAAGAAGAAGAAAAAGACCAAAAGGACTAAGGTGAGAGCGACTGACAAGGTTCCTCCCAAAGAGTCTGCTCCCCTTGATGCGACTTCCGAAGGTTCGAAGTCCAAAAAGAATAAGGATGGGAGAAAAAGGTCTCGTGGCGGGGCAGAAGGGCAAGAGGCCGTTTTAGTCAAGGCGACATCAGATGGTCACCCGAGGAAGAGGACTAAGAGGTCTGTTGAGGCAGAGCCCCGTCCTTCTACCTCCGACGCGAACGCTGCTGACGTGGCCATAGTAGACACTGTTGGGGAGGCCAGTGGTACTCCTGGAAAACTGTCAGAGGAAAGGAGGAAAACCTGCTCGCGAGAAGGAGGTTCTGGTGGTGAGCTCACGAGGTCTACTCCAGACTCTTCTGCGAGAAAAAAGTCTGGATCTGAAGGTTCCGTAGCGAAGAGAAAGAGGATTGAATTCCCTGATCGTGTCGAGTTCTCTTACAACGAGACGACTCCCCTGATCCTTAATCCTCTTAGGCGCGCGGAGCTGACGCGTCATATTCGTGGTGGGACGAAGGAGATGCCGCAACTGGAAGACCTTTACTTCAGGAATGAATACATCGATGTTGCTTCCTCGAGAGCGCGG AGTGACGGGAGCCTGAACTTTCTTGTCGAGAAATACGACAGCGCCCTGAAGCAGACGATGATCCAGTTGGGATCTTCGGAGAAGCTCGCTCAAGAAAGATTGAAGGCCAGTGAGAGGGTAAGGGCCGAGCAGAAGAAGGCTAACGAGAAGGCTGCGAAGGAGAAAGAAGTTCTTCGGGTGAAGTTCGAAGAGCTGGAGGGTAAGCTCAAATCCGCCTGCACAGCCAAGAAAGAGTTTGCCCGAGAGAACACTCGCCTGGAGCAAGCGACTGCGATCCTTGAAAAGGAGAAGACTGAGGTGCTTGAGGAAAGGGACGCTGCGGTTGAGAAATTGATCAGGGAGAGGCAACGCTTGAGAGACTTCCGGGGACTCGAGGTTACTCGTGAGAGGGAAATGGTCAAAGCTGCTATGACCGAGAAGGCAAACCGCTGCTTTGGTCACGTGCGCGACCATTTAACTCGCTTGGATGCCTTTGGGAAAGCGAAGAATCTGTACGGTCAAGCTTCGGGGACGACGAAGTGCCTCGAGATGATAAGGGCAAGTGGGACGGAGATTCCACAAGAAATGATCGACGTTTTTGCCGAGCAGGAGAAACTCTACGAGGCGGAGGCTACGAGGTTCTGTGTAGGTCTGCTGTCTGATAGCGACCTCACTCTTTCTCTGCTGGTTCTCCCTTCTCGTTTCGTCGAGGACAGGTTTAGAGCGTCGTTTGATCCTTATGGATCGAACGTAGATTTGATCGGACCAGGGACGGTTTCTCAGCTCATCACCTCGCTCGAAATTACCGAGGAGCCATCGTAG
- the LOC106343038 gene encoding helicase sen1-like, with amino-acid sequence MNNLLIERRRDMEKKEKSSLAERLFSLSIKDILNRDLYKHQIKTIPDRFRSAEEYRRCFVPHLLEETRTELSSTFKSLSRSPVFEIHSVEIKEGSGSSSNSVYEITLKNTGTINATYQPKCGDVIALTKERPRRIDDLNPLHLAYVFFSDGDLTVFVRSARAIPSLHEYPILPYKQNGHLIRFGVFLMNTTTNIRIWNALHNEDPSSTLIQSVLQENSLASTEQCLCNRTDVASSDYARVSPVIRSATLNRSQEDAVLGCIKSRNCSHETSAKLIWGPPGTGKTKTVATLLFSLLKLKCRTVVCAPTNTAIVEVASRLLSLFKETSSSEHPTYGLGNVVLSGNRDRMGIKKNHPLLDVFLDERVVKLGHLFPPSFSGWKHRLESLINFLENTETKYERHVHELKEAERIKEETEKKKKQEVERMKEETEKKTKQEVERMKEETEEVERMKEETEKKKKQEAVHIPTFGEFVREKFNASSEELKTDMVDLYTHLPKSYISSEQVKYMIAAQQALDRVRDFLQENSSKSDFNKGSFKFDYFNSLISADCLQALRLLPARFEIPYLLESKNIGAFCLQSAHIIFCTASGAAEMSAERTGSVDLLVVDEAAQLKECESVAALQLSGLRHAVLIGDELQLPAMVQSEICEKAKFGRSLFERLVLLGHNKHLLNVQYRMHPSISRFPNNEFYGGMITDAEVVQEIIYQKRFLLGNMFGSFSFINVGRGKEEFGDGHSPKNMVEVAVIAEIISSLFKVSSERRMKVNVGVISPYKGQVRAIQERVGSLSSGQLLTLNVRSVDGFQGGEEDIIIISTVRSNGNGKVGFLSNRQRANVALTRARHCLWVVGNETTLALSDSIWGKLISESRSRGCFFEAADEKNLRDAMNEALLEDVSSSFGTLSIGRNKGRGGW; translated from the exons ATGAACAATCTTCTTATAGAAAGACGAAGGGACATGGAAAAGAAGGAGAAAAGCAGTCTTGCCGAGAGATTATTTTCTTTGTCTATCAAAGATATTCTCAATAGAGATCTCTACAAGCATCAG ATAAAGACAATACCAGACAGGTTTAGATCCGCTGAAGAGTACCGTCGGTGTTTCGTTCCTCATCTACTCGAGGAAACGCGAACTGAGTTATCATCCACCTTCAAATCCTTATCAAGATCTCCTGTTTTTGAAATTCATTCTGTGGAAATAAAGGAAGGAAGTGGAAGTTCATCAAACAGTGTTTACGAAATAACACTCAAGAACACAGGTACTATTAATGCAACGTACCAGCCAAAATGTGGAGATGTTATCGCTCTCACAAAGGAAAGGCCAAGACGAATTGATGACTTGAATCCTCTACACCTCGCCTACGTGTTCTTTTCTGATGGTGATCTTACCGTCTTTGTCCGTTCGGCTAGAGCTATACCTTCTCTCCATGAATACCCAATTCTCCCATACAAACAAAACGGCCACTTGATTCGTTTCGGCGTTTTTCTCATGAACACAACTACAAACATAAGAATTTGGAATGCTTTGCACAACGAAGATCCCAGTTCGACTCTAATCCAGAGTGTGTTGCAAGAAAATTCTTTG GCTTCTACAGAACAATGTCTTTGTAATCGAACTGATGTTGCTAGTTCTGATTATGCCCGTGTTTCGCCTGTAATCCGTTCAGCGACATTGAACCGTTCCCAAGAAGACGCAGTTTTGGGTTGCATCAAGTCAAGGAACTGTAGTCACGAAACGAGTGCGAAATTGATATGGGGACCTCCTGGTACAGGCAAAACAAAGACGGTCGCAACTCTTCTCTTTTCCCTTCTCAAGCTTAAGTGCAGAACAGTTGTGTGTGCTCCTACAAACACAGCTATTGTAGAAGTAGCCTCAAGGCTCTTGTCTTTGTTCAAGGAAACTTCTTCATCAGAGCATCCAACTTACGGGCTGGGGAATGTTGTTTTATCTGGAAACCGAGACAGAATGGGGATAAAAAAGAATCATCCTCTTCTCGATGTGTTTCTTGATGAGCGCGTTGTTAAACTTGGTCACCTGTTTCCGCCATCATTTTCTGGATGGAAGCATAGACTAGAATCGCTGATCAATTTTCTTGAGAACACAGAGACCAAGTACGAGCGACATGTACATGAGTTGAAAGAAGCTGAACGAATCAAGGAAGAAACTGAAAAGAAGAAGAAGCAAGAAGTTGAAAGAATGAAGGAAGAAACTGAAAAGAAAACGAAGCAAGAAGTTGAAAGAATGAAGGAAGAAACTGAAGAAGTTGAAAGAATGAAGGAAGAAACTGAAAAGAAGAAGAAACAAGAAGCTGTACACATTCCTACGTTTGGTGAGTTTGTAAGGGAGAAGTTTAATGCCTCAAGTGAAGAACTGAAGACGGATATGGTTGATTTGTACACGCATCTTCCCAAGTCTTACATTTCATCTGAGCAAGTTAAGTATATGATCGCAGCCCAGCAAGCTCTTGACCGTGTTCGTGACTTCTTGCAAGAGAATTCTTCTAAATCTGATTTCAACAAGGGAAGTTTCAAATTCGATTACTTCAACAGCCTCATCAGTGCTGATTGCCTTCAGGCTCTACGTTTACTTCCAGCACGTTTTGAGATTCCTTACTTGTTGGAAAGTAAAAACATTGGGGCATTTTGCCTGCAGAGCGCGCATATCATCTTCTGCACAGCGTCTGGTGCGGCGGAAATGAGTGCTGAGAGGACAGGGTCTGTAGACCTTCTTGTGGTTGACGAGGCAGCTCAGCTTAAAGAATGTGAATCTGTTGCTGCATTGCAACTTTCTGGTCTGCGTCACGCTGTTCTCATAGGAGATGAGCTTCAGTTACCGGCAATGGTTCAAAGCGAG ATTTGTGAAAAGGCAAAATTCGGAAGAAGTTTGTTTGAGAGGTTGGTTCTGCTTGGTCACAACAAGCATTTGCTTAACGTTCAGTACCGGATGCATCCTTCCATTAGCCGTTTCCCCAACAATGAGTTTTATGGTGGGATGATCACAGATGCTGAGGTTGTTCAAGAAATCATATATCAGAAGAGATTTCTTCTAGGAAACATGTTTGGTTCCTTCTCTTTTATCAACGTTGGTCGCGGTAAAGAAGAGTTCGGTGATGGACATAGCCCTAAGAACATGGTTGAAGTTGCTGTGATTGCTGAGATCATATCTAGTCTCTTCAAAG TTTCAAGTGAAAGAAGGATGAAGGTGAATGTTGGGGTGATTTCACCTTACAAGGGACAAGTCAGAGCCATCCAAGAGAGAGTCGGTTCCTTATCATCAGGTCAGCTTTTGACTTTGAATGTTCGATCGGTCGATGGGTTTCAAGGAGGAGAGGAGGACATTATTATCATCTCAACGGTTAGAAGTAACGGTAACGGCAAAGTGGGGTTTCTGAGCAACCGGCAGAGAGCAAACGTGGCACTGACTAGAGCGAGGCATTGTTTGTGGGTGGTTGGGAACGAGACGACTTTGGCACTAAGTGATTCGATATGGGGGAAGCTGATAAGCGAGTCAAGGTCACGTGGATGTTTCTTTGAAGCTGCTGATGAGAAGAATCTGAGAGATGCCATGAATGAGGCTTTGCTGGAAGATGTGTCTTCGAGTTTTGGAACTCTTTCTATTGGGAGGAATAAGGGAAGAGGTGGTTGGTAG
- the LOC106342147 gene encoding microsomal glutathione S-transferase 3-like gives MAIGDVLPKEYGYVVIVVVFYCVLNFWMAFQVGGARKRYKVAYPTLYATESENKDAKLFNCVQRGHQNSLEMMPMYFLLMILGGMKHPCICAALGLLYNVSRFFYFKGYSTGDPMKRLTIGKYGFLAMLGLAVCTISFAITLLRA, from the exons ATGGCTATTGGCGATGTTCTTCCGAAAGAGTACGGATATGTGGTCATCGTTGTCGTCTTCTACTGTGTACTCAATTTCTGGATGGCATTCCAAGTCGGTGGAGCTCGCAAGAG GTACAAAGTTGCGTATCCAACACTATACGCAACCGAGTCTGAAAACAAAGATGCTAAGCTCTTCAACTGTGTTCAG AGAGGTCACCAGAACTCACTAGAGATGATGCCGATGTACTTCTTACTCATGATCCTTGGTGGGATGAAGCACCCTTGCATCTGTGCAGCCCTTGGCTTGCTCTACAACGTTAGCAGATTCTTCTACTTCAAAGGCTATTCCACTGGTGATCCTATGAAGCGCCTCACCATCGG GAAATATGGCTTCTTGGCAATGCTAGGTCTTGCCGTCTGCACAATCTCGTTTGCCATTACACTGCTTCGCGCCTGA
- the LOC106342146 gene encoding uncharacterized protein LOC106342146 gives MDSLGLVQPLHKLSSTIFFSRQRRSPRVIPFSSSLKPLPSKRVNLSKPSTLTFALAESDSPKPLETSSKTLLLQLSKCFDLPSDYFQQLPSDLRLDLNDAAFDLSNGPIIDECGQELGETLLNLSRAWEQADTSTSRTLVKILPELESSLTDGAKSAFGRRLISAGRRFRGMGQYGQGELQKIAKAMITTGEVLSANASPASVGNESKSNTRMFKFGELQVAVSPEKAYAGAAIAFVFGILSWQISQGIQSTPESSLQYANDNALLLAKSLRGTLLATFYASAVLSGFTTAGLLLLAKQLSSEKDSS, from the exons ATGGATTCTCTTGGTCTGGTTCAGCCTCTCCACAAACTCTCATCCACCATCTTCTTTTCACGGCAGCGAAGAAGTCCTCGTGTGATTCCTTTCTCATCCTCCCTGAAACCGTTACCCTCGAAAAGAGTCAATCTTTCGAAACCCTCTACCCTCACATTTGCTCTTGCTGAATCAGATTCTCCTAAACCTTTAGAAACAAGCTCGAAAACTCTTCTCCTACAACTCTCT AAGTGTTTCGATCTTCCATCAGATTACTTCCAGCAGCTACCAAGTGATCTTCGTCTCGAT TTAAATGATGCTGCTTTTGATCTCTCCAATGGACCCATCATCGATGAG TGTGGTCAAGAGCTTGGGGAGACGTTACTGAATCTGTCCCGTGCTTGGGAACAAGCTGACACATCAACCTCTCGTACTTTAGTGAAGATACTTCCCGAATTGGAATCTTCATTGACAGATGGTGCCAAATCAG CCTTTGGGAGGCGTCTGATATCTGCAGGAAGAAGGTTCAGGGGAATGGGACAGTATGGTCAAGGTGAATTACAGAAG ATTGCTAAAGCGATGATTACAACTGGAGAGGTTCTATCTGCAAATGCATCACCTGCCTCAGTTGGTAATGAATCCAAGTCAAACACGAGGATGTTTAAG TTTGGGGAGCTTCAGGTTGCTGTGAGTCCAGAGAAAGCATACGCTGGAGCTGCCATTGCATTTGTGTTTGG GATACTTTCATGGCAAATCAGTCAGGGAATCCAAAGCACACCAGAGAGCTCATTGCAGTATGCTAATGACAATGCGTTGCTACTCGCAAAG TCTCTAAGAGGGACTCTTCTAGCTACGTTTTATGCGTCAGCCGTCTTGTCAGGCTTCACAACAGCTGGGCTCCTCCTTCTCGCTAAGCAGCTTTCATCAGAGAAAGACTCATCATAA
- the LOC106342145 gene encoding pre-mRNA-splicing factor 38B has product MAEIQTNGRAYESLLEKVLSMNIVSSDYFKELYGLKTYHEVIDEIYNQVSHVEPWMGGNCRGPSTAYCLLYKFFTMKLTVKQMHGLLKHTDSPYIRAVGFLYLRYVADAKTLWTWYEPYIKDDEEFAPGSNGRTTTMGVYVRDLLLGLYYFDTLFPRIPVPVMRQIVSNLEKLNLPTKPSGSTGDMSRGSEDTARRPPSVKASLSVSFGQRAPHRASTRGSSPVRRPPPSGYDRNERDEPQRRSPRRSQSRDYYSDRDSDRQRERGKDRERDRYRERERDYGNDRRSRRDYESRSRRSDYEDDRSRHDRRSRSRSRSRSRSVQIEREPTPKRDHGNKEKAAATVNSNLAKLKDLYGDASNHKGGEEGYGTRRDSSSEEVIKLGGSSWR; this is encoded by the exons ATGGCGGAGATACAGACTAATGGAAGAGCATACGAGTCACTCTTGGAGAAGGTTCTTTCGATGAACATTGTCTCTTCTGACTATTTCAAAGAGCTTTATGGTCTCAAGACTTATCATGAGGTCATTGATGAAATCTACAACCAAGTTAGCCATGTGGAGCCGTGGATGGGTGGAAACTGCCGTGGTCCTTCCACAGCTTATTGTCTTCTGTACAAATTCTTCACCATGAAACTCACAGTCAAGCAGATGCATGGCCTGTTGAAGCACACTGATTCTCCTTATATCAGAGCG GTGGGATTCTTATATTTAAGATATGTTGCAGATGCAAAGACGTTGTGGACATGGTATGAACCATACATTAAAGATGATGAG GAGTTTGCACCAGGGTCAAATGGACGGACGACGACCATGGGTGTTTACGTACGTGATTTGCTGCTTGGCCTG TATTACTTTGATACATTGTTTCCACGTATTCCGGTTCCTGTGATGCGTCAGATAGTATCAAACCTAGAGAAGTTGAATTTACCAACAAAACCATCTGGTTCAACGGGAGACATGTCCCGTGGCTCTGAAGACACTGCCCGTCGTCCACCATCAGTAAAAGCATCCCTCTCTGTTTCATTTGGGCAGCGTGCACCTCACCGGGCCTCCACCAGAGGCTCCTCTCCTGTTCGCCGTCCTCCACCTTCTGGTTATGACAGAAACGAAAGGGATGAACCGCAGCGTCGGTCCCCACGGAGGAGCCAGAGCCGAGACTATTATTCGGACAGGGACTCAGATAGACAGCGGGAGAGAGGGAAGGACAGAGAGAGGGACAGATACAGAGAAAGGGAGAGGGATTATGGTAATGATAGGAGATCAAGGCGTGACTATGAAAGCAGAAGCAGACGCAGTGATTACGAGGATGATAGAAGCAGACACGACCGTAGAAGCAGGAGCAGAAGCAGGAGTAGGAGCAGGAGTGTGCAAATTGAGCGTGAACCAACTCCTAAAAGAGACCATGGCAACAAGGAGAAAGCAGCTGCGACTGTTAACAGCAACCTCGCAAAGCTAAAAGATTTATATGGAGACGCGAGTAATCATAAAGGAGGGGAAGAAGGATATGGAACAAGGAGGGATTCAAGTTCAGAAGAAGTGATCAAGCTTGGTGGTTCCTCTTGGAGGTGA
- the LOC106337241 gene encoding uncharacterized protein LOC106337241 isoform X1, translated as MGRVMAEPPNLMLQARELLATPSHELLESLVIHLSTRQETTEYQTAIALLKFCIVNFANCLTLKLLQMYRSSSDALLRSKSIVVLSQTLAAYKARRFELSLVALNGIKPLVISCLRMQETEIKLFRRIVSFIAHDVVMLDNGGWDELSDCIVQLSSTVPLKALHVFVDLPPVYGRFIYSCFGKIAERAEKVLLMPDQDRVEDWSLGLQAVVKLGIQVLDSELRFDMVKGLLTLLVKAASDLVEKGMEEFLVRGLADLEMFLSRDKKLYSYNKEQCHFVSCFLYKIKDLGPLTRQATGKIHRLVKSTPSLVRQQQQQQGHGACSEGEWLDRLNNLKPLEMLRIFASTDVEERFRELAIRRLNVLLSDRVSREKSADMKELQPLLLSCLSSKEGISESMFKVLGEVVYHVAFEMTNFHFETWYDLSDCIASTSETEFERAVYIFQCLTMWLDDEFMVPIVKFLLPEINKRLNPPREVLVDNSCWVLAFLGAFCVIIQLVEMETSAVEEIADKMVDSVRELVERKMEVGLVRRAFRDLESIVKKQKEWFGDNEYELIKALLQRLYVIKGMTMESKMVLWRINVFVERGLADLAEVEPDGEID; from the coding sequence ATGGGGCGTGTAATGGCGGAACCTCCGAATCTCATGCTGCAAGCAAGAGAACTCCTTGCGACTCCAAGCCACGAACTGTTAGAGAGTCTCGTCATCCATCTCTCAACGCGTCAAGAAACCACCGAATATCAAACTGCGATTGCTCTGTTAAAATTCTGCATCGTTAACTTCGCCAACTGCTTAACCCTAAAGCTTCTGCAGATGTATCGCTCTTCTTCCGACGCCCTCCTCAGATCCAAATCGATCGTTGTCCTTTCCCAAACCCTAGCCGCTTATAAAGCCCGCAGGTTCGAACTATCTCTCGTCGCTCTCAACGGGATCAAACCTCTTGTGATCTCTTGCCTTAGGATGCAAGAAACCGAAATCAAACTCTTCAGAAGAATCGTCTCTTTCATCGCTCACGACGTTGTGATGCTTGATAACGGCGGGTGGGACGAGCTCAGCGATTGTATCGTCCAGCTCTCGAGTACCGTACCTCTCAAGGCATTACACGTCTTCGTGGATTTGCCTCCGGTGTACGGGAGATTCATCTACAGCTGTTTCGGGAAGATTGCTGAGAGAGCGGAGAAGGTGTTGCTTATGCCTGATCAAGACCGGGTCGAAGATTGGAGTTTAGGTTTACAAGCTGTTGTGAAACTTGGGATTCAAGTCTTAGATTCCGAGCTGAGATTCGATATGGTGAAGGGTCTTCTTACACTTCTTGTCAAGGCAGCGAGTGATCTTGTGGAAAAGGGTATGGAAGAGTTTCTTGTACGAGGGCTTGCAGATCTCGAGATGTTCTTGTCACGAGATAAGAAGTTGTATAGTTACAATAAGGAGCAATGTCATTTTGTGTCTTGCTTCTTGTACAAGATCAAAGACTTGGGACCACTAACCAGACAGGCTACGGGGAAGATCCATCGTTTGGTTAAGTCTACCCCATCTCTCGTACGACAGCAACAACAACAACAAGGTCATGGAGCATGTTCTGAAGGTGAATGGCTTGATCGTCTGAACAACTTAAAGCCACTTGAGATGTTAAGAATCTTTGCGTCCACTGATGTTGAAGAGAGGTTCAGAGAATTGGCAATCAGACGGCTGAACGTGTTACTCTCTGATCGCGTTTCAAGAGAAAAGTCAGCAGACATGAAAGAACTTCAGCCACTGCTCCTCTCTTGCCTTTCGAGTAAAGAAGGAATCTCTGAGAGCATGTTCAAAGTCCTTGGTGAGGTTGTCTACCATGTTGCCTTTGAGATGACCAACTTCCATTTTGAGACATGGTACGATCTTTCCGACTGTATTGCATCGACCAGCGAAACGGAGTTCGAGAGAGCGGTTTATATCTTCCAGTGCTTAACAATGTGGCTTGATGATGAATTTATGGTTCCTATAGTGAAGTTTCTTCTCCCAGAGATAAACAAAAGGCTCAACCCACCGAGAGAGGTGTTGGTGGATAACAGTTGCTGGGTCTTGGCGTTTTTGGGTGCCTTCTGTGTCATCATTCAATTGGTAGAGATGGAAACTTCTGCTGTGGAGGAGATTGCAGATAAGATGGTAGATTCTGTGAGAGAGCTTGTGGAAAGAAAAATGGAAGTTGGGCTTGTGAGGAGAGCTTTCAGAGATTTGGAAAGCATTGTGAAGAAGCAAAAGGAATGGTTTGGTGATAACGAATACGAATTGATTAAGGCTCTGCTTCAGAGACTCTACGTAATCAAAGGCATGACAATGGAAAGTAAGATGGTGTTGTGGAGAATCAACGTGTTTGTGGAGAGAGGATTGGCTGATCTGGCTGAAGTGGAACCAGACGGTGAGATTGATTGA